GCTCGTTGCGGATCTGGCTCAGCCGCTCGGGCTGGATCGTGAGCCCGAAGATCTTCTTGCGGTGCGGCATGAGCGCCGGAGGCAGCTGCCGGCGGTCGAAATCTTCCGGGATCAGCGGATAGTTGGCCGCCTTCAGCCCGTGCTGCATGGCCAGGTAGAGCGACGTGGGGGTCTTGCCGCTGCGGCTCACCCCCACCAGGATCACGTCGGCGCCTTCGAGGTCGCGGTTGCTCTGGCCGTCGTCATGGGCCAGGCTGAAGTCGATGGCCGCGATGCGGGCGTCGTATTCCTTGCTCTTGCTGACGTCGCTGAAGCGGCCGATCCGATGGTTCGACTTCACCGCCAGCTCGATTTCCAGCGGCCGCACGAAGGTGCCGAACATGTCGAGCAGCATGCCCTTGCAGCCGGTCTCGATGACTTCGAGCACCTCCATGTTGGCCAGCGTGGTGAAGACGATGGGGCGAACGCCCTCCAGCTCGGCCGTGTGATTGATCTGCCGCACGGCCTGGTGCGCCTTGTCGACGGTATCGGTGAACGGCAGCCGGACATGGCGCGGCTTCATCTCGAACTGCGCGAGCACGGCGTTACCGAAAGTTTCGGCGGTGATGCCGGTGCCGTCGGAAATG
The Variovorax sp. OAS795 genome window above contains:
- a CDS encoding pyruvate, water dikinase regulatory protein translates to MHTRTVFFISDGTGITAETFGNAVLAQFEMKPRHVRLPFTDTVDKAHQAVRQINHTAELEGVRPIVFTTLANMEVLEVIETGCKGMLLDMFGTFVRPLEIELAVKSNHRIGRFSDVSKSKEYDARIAAIDFSLAHDDGQSNRDLEGADVILVGVSRSGKTPTSLYLAMQHGLKAANYPLIPEDFDRRQLPPALMPHRKKIFGLTIQPERLSQIRNERRPDSRYASLENCRHEVSEAEAMMRRAGIRWLSTTTKSIEEIATTILQELKPERLVY